One Euphorbia lathyris chromosome 1, ddEupLath1.1, whole genome shotgun sequence DNA segment encodes these proteins:
- the LOC136232660 gene encoding uncharacterized protein isoform X1 — MCFHDPITINVSRIQFKSTEVIGLKDLIAQNKLLSSVKIPWISERIDLEKFLIILLIQYIYSMNWLRKKKEKQRNEDEDSIYTGFATAVAAAAFAVRARDAKTQPSMAELPHSNQINNRFSFKKMTTGAQTLSRKATSENEKTADEVKESELKSQRNGKLKSIIDWGTAKKLKGKSKKIENFQQPGNKTMLYYLPFLSRNWCLPSSSLLYLLAFLSRNLCLLPFFPSLSTKGAE, encoded by the exons ATGTGTTTTCACGATCCAATCACTATAAATGTCTCAAGAATTCAATTCAAATCAACAGAAGTTATAGGATTGAAGGATTTGATTGCCCAAAATAAGTTGTTATCATCTGTCAAAATTCCTTGGATTAGTGAAAGGATAGATCTTGAGAAATTCCTGATAATACTTTtgattcaatatatatatagtatgaATTGGTTGcggaaaaagaaagagaagcaAAGGAATGAAGATGAAGACTCTATCTACACAGGATTCGCAACTGCAGTAGCAGCAGCTGCATTTGCTGTTCGTGCACGTGATGCCAAAACTCAACCTTCCATGGCTGAGCTTCCTCAttcaaatcaaattaacaaTCGGTTCTCATTCAAGAAAATGACAACTGGAG CTCAAACTTTGAGTAGAAAGGCAACAAGTGAGAATGAAAAGACAGCAGATGAAGTGAAAGAATCAGAATTAAAATCTCAACG GAATGGAAAGCTTAAATCTATTATTGATTGGGGAACTGCAAAGAAGCTCAAAGGAAAAAGCAAAAAGATTG AAAATTTCCAGCAACCTGGCAACAAAACGATGCTGTATTACTTACCTTTCTTATCTAGGAATTGGTGCcttccatcttcttcccttctctacCTACTAGCTTTCCTATCTAGGAATTTgtgccttcttcctttcttccctTCTTTGTCTACCAAAGGAGCAGAATGA
- the LOC136232660 gene encoding uncharacterized protein isoform X2 has translation MCFHDPITINVSRIQFKSTEVIGLKDLIAQNKLLSSVKIPWISERIDLEKFLIILLIQYIYSMNWLRKKKEKQRNEDEDSIYTGFATAVAAAAFAVRARDAKTQPSMAELPHSNQINNRFSFKKMTTGAQTLSRKATSENEKTADEVKESELKSQRQKLAGMESLNLLLIGELQRSSKEKAKRLKISSNLATKRCCITYLSYLGIGAFHLLPFSTY, from the exons ATGTGTTTTCACGATCCAATCACTATAAATGTCTCAAGAATTCAATTCAAATCAACAGAAGTTATAGGATTGAAGGATTTGATTGCCCAAAATAAGTTGTTATCATCTGTCAAAATTCCTTGGATTAGTGAAAGGATAGATCTTGAGAAATTCCTGATAATACTTTtgattcaatatatatatagtatgaATTGGTTGcggaaaaagaaagagaagcaAAGGAATGAAGATGAAGACTCTATCTACACAGGATTCGCAACTGCAGTAGCAGCAGCTGCATTTGCTGTTCGTGCACGTGATGCCAAAACTCAACCTTCCATGGCTGAGCTTCCTCAttcaaatcaaattaacaaTCGGTTCTCATTCAAGAAAATGACAACTGGAG CTCAAACTTTGAGTAGAAAGGCAACAAGTGAGAATGAAAAGACAGCAGATGAAGTGAAAGAATCAGAATTAAAATCTCAACG TCAAAAACTTGCAGGAATGGAAAGCTTAAATCTATTATTGATTGGGGAACTGCAAAGAAGCTCAAAGGAAAAAGCAAAAAGATTG AAAATTTCCAGCAACCTGGCAACAAAACGATGCTGTATTACTTACCTTTCTTATCTAGGAATTGGTGCcttccatcttcttcccttctctacCTACTAG
- the LOC136202277 gene encoding remorin 1.4-like, protein MNRDYNYQQTEFAAAVAAGTFVVYSLEESKAKFRRETSDNHKKTRTEIRIAKEDTRVPIMKHSSIKDAAGKIASQKPPADTMPSRKLSRLASRKSMLPADQRHSGRGNVVEDKVDSWEKAQIRKINKRYEKMKSEVVVWENAKKMQAKLSMERKRKELEMRKIRNMQHYQIKVDRIEAIAGGAKGQLEEKRRNDESEVREKAKHMRSKGKNPVRFFCC, encoded by the exons ATGAATAGAGATTATAACTATCAACAAACCGAGTTTGCAGCTGCTGTGGCTGCTGGTACATTCGTGGTTTACTCACTGGAGGAATCAAAAGCCAAGTTTAGAAGAGAAACAAGTGATAACCATAAGAAAACAAGGACAGAAATCCGGATTGCAAAAGAGGATACTCGTGTTCCAATAATGAAGCATTCATCCATCAAAGATGCAGCAG GCAAAATTGCAAGCCAGAAACCACCTGCAGATACTATGCCAAGCAGAAAACTGAGCCGTTTGGCCTCTAGGAAATCTATGCTCCCTGCAGATCAAAGGCACTCAGGAAGGGGTAATGTTGTTGAAGACAAAGTAGATTCTTGGGAGAAAGCTCAGATAAGGAAGATCAATAAACG GTATGAGAAAATGAAATCAGAAGTTGTTGTTTGGGAGAATGCAAAGAAAATGCAGGCCAAACTAAGCATGGAAAGGAAAAgg AAAGAGCTGGAGATGAGAAAGATCAGAAATATGCAGCATTACCAAATAAAGGTAGACCGAATTGAAGCAATTGCAGGAGGAGCCAAAGGACAGTTAGAGGAGAAAAGAAGGAATGATGAATCTGAGGTGAGAGAGAAAGCAAAGCATATGCGCTCCAAAGGCAAGAATCCTGTTAGGTTCTTCTGCTGCTGA
- the LOC136232660 gene encoding uncharacterized protein isoform X4 produces MCFHDPITINVSRIQFKSTEVIGLKDLIAQNKLLSSVKIPWISERIDLEKFLIILLIQYIYSMNWLRKKKEKQRNEDEDSIYTGFATAVAAAAFAVRARDAKTQPSMAELPHSNQINNRFSFKKMTTGAQTLSRKATSENEKTADEVKESELKSQRNGKLKSIIDWGTAKKLKGKSKKIGTKTVENVKSLLEVEVPPELDNCQLHGC; encoded by the exons ATGTGTTTTCACGATCCAATCACTATAAATGTCTCAAGAATTCAATTCAAATCAACAGAAGTTATAGGATTGAAGGATTTGATTGCCCAAAATAAGTTGTTATCATCTGTCAAAATTCCTTGGATTAGTGAAAGGATAGATCTTGAGAAATTCCTGATAATACTTTtgattcaatatatatatagtatgaATTGGTTGcggaaaaagaaagagaagcaAAGGAATGAAGATGAAGACTCTATCTACACAGGATTCGCAACTGCAGTAGCAGCAGCTGCATTTGCTGTTCGTGCACGTGATGCCAAAACTCAACCTTCCATGGCTGAGCTTCCTCAttcaaatcaaattaacaaTCGGTTCTCATTCAAGAAAATGACAACTGGAG CTCAAACTTTGAGTAGAAAGGCAACAAGTGAGAATGAAAAGACAGCAGATGAAGTGAAAGAATCAGAATTAAAATCTCAACG GAATGGAAAGCTTAAATCTATTATTGATTGGGGAACTGCAAAGAAGCTCAAAGGAAAAAGCAAAAAGATTGGTACTAAAACA GTTGAAAATGTGAAATCTCTGCTTGAGGTTGAG GTACCACCGGAGTTGGATAATTGTCAATTACATGGCTGTTGA
- the LOC136232705 gene encoding uncharacterized protein, with protein sequence MGRKKKAKEKLAPPTILHSIVSAIPAPEGRTPADLKRLYVVLVHLSLNSHSGLFYPDVASDKFGVNFNFKDIHYLSDVLFKELDQGFEELFSALHDVSAIRVADIWAKREQLMLHLRCCLVILTLLAFNQQLLIDKGRILLSNLSRLISVQLGFGRNGKGYFTIKRSISLECAYVDGDCTASVSEEFVASVSSLDSPSCYVLLCSLLEVFADELLLHESLRGYFMLIDSSSSRSEMLFNLHFGHGNVASALEVISAHFILSVTDEHAFANSINRLYWCHGEDLRTPEISLPAALSLLLNPVVLSAPKLFQAHLISLVAEAINISTAENVILDSQSIKRYLTALERSVMLYGRHISSLDIDNHHFSGEVSSVKSCGFGKNQLNFESFLLQVTVDKLHHLIAKPNRSWDSYVSKFSFGKNSDLVGPSIAYVKDNMCIFDDAHKYEVLSILNCIILGCSSGDTTGTLLWKGETIPHDTYFLASVLKLMSSSMLQTIRHAGFSSPLKSKQGVTSCMEYNCILDILSCFQQFSVHLSAQNFLSEEVRSHLARHKENKRMMLLHLLGTLSSSYASGVDFLIKGCLFTIMTLLNLFIIEEGDLNALASQLISRSRSFSSENVERVVARKSSHLISSKFQKIQDLYLRQRSIVHSEPRKQDNQAEASVCASVLPSLDSAPDDNVESCNGQTYLKCVLGKNSKVDDFDDLADFIECKGGKDYSGWLKDREKYRRWKYEKMVTLRWKKKKKAMKSMR encoded by the exons ATGGGACGCAAGAAGAAAGCTAAAGAAAAGCTTGCTCCTCCTACTATTCTGCATTCAATCGTCTCTGCAATTCCAGCCCCCGAG GGTCGAACTCCAGCTGATTTGAAGAGATTGTATGTCGTGCTGGTCCATTTGTCTTTGAACTCGCATTCTGGTTTATTTTATCCAGATGTGGCATCAGATAAATTTGGCGTCAATTTTAACTTCAAGGACATTCACTATCTATCTGATGTTTTGTTTAAAGAACTTGACCAAGGATTTGAGGAGTTATTCTCTGCTTTACATGATGTTTCTGCTATTAGGGTTGCAGATATTTGGGCAAAGCGTGAGCAACTAATGCTGCAccttaggtgttgtttggtgatATTAACTTTACTTGCGTTCAACCAGCAGCTTCTGATTGACAAAGGCAGAATTCTTCTTTCAAATCTTAGCAGGTTGATTTCTGTTCAGCTAGGTTTTGGTAGAAATGGGAAGGGCTACTTCACAATTAAGAGGTCCATTTCTCTTGAATGTGCATATGTTGATGGTGATTGTACTGCCTCCGTTAGTGAGGAGTTTGTTGCTTcagtatcttctttggattctcCTTCATGCTATGTGCTTTTATGCTCATTGCTTGAG GTGTTTGCGGATGAGCTTTTGCTGCATGAATCACTGAGAGGTTACTTTATGCTgattgattcttcatcttccagaAGTGAAATGCTATTCAACTTACATTTTGGTCATGGTAATGTTGCAAGTGCATTGGAGGTGATTTCTGCACACTTTATTCTATCAGTTACTGATGAACATGCATTTGCAAATTCCATCAACAGATTATATTGGTGCCATGGGGAGGATTTAAGAACTCCAGAAATAAGTTTGCCAGCAGCCTTGTCTTTACTTCTCAATCCTGTCGTCCTTTCTGCTCCAAAATTGTTTCAGGCGCATTTAATATCACTAGTTGCTGAAGCAATCAATATTAGCACAGCTGAGAATGTGATTTTGGACTCTCAATCAATTAAGAGGTATTTGACAGCATTAGAAAGGTCTGTCATGCTTTACGGTAGACATATCTCTAGTTTGGATATTGATAACCACCATTTTTCTGGTGAAGTTTCCTCTGTCAAGTCGTGCGGTTTTGGTAAGAATCAGCTAAATTTTGAGTCATTTCTTCTGCAAGTGACAGTGGACAAACTACATCATCTGATTGCCAAGCCAAATAGGTCATGGGATTCATATGTGAGCAAATTTTCCTTTGGAAAAAATTCTGACCTCGTGGGACCCTCCATTGCATATGTGAAGGATAACATGTGTATATTCGATGATGCCCATAAATATGAGGTTTTATCAATCTTAAATTGCATAATACTAGGATGTTCATCTGGTGACACAACGGGAACTTTACTTTGGAAAGGTGAAACAATCCCCCATGATACATATTTCCTTGCATCTGTGTTAAAGCTAATGAGTAGTTCGATGCTGCAAACCATAAGGCATGCTGGGTTTTCAAGTCCTCTGAAATCGAAACAGGGCGTCACTTCGTGTATGGAATATAATTGTATACTggatattctttcttgttttcaACAGTTCAGTGTCCACTTATCTGCTCAGAACTTCTTGTCTGAAGAGGTACGATCTCACCTTGCTAGGCACAAGGAAAACAAGCGAATGATGCTTTTGCATCTTTTGGGCACGCTTTCATCAAGTTATGCTAGTGGGGTTGATTTCTTAATTAAGGGATGTTTATTTACAATAATGACACTGTTGAATTTGTTTATCATTGAAGAGGGTGATCTCAACGCATTAGCGTCACAGCTCATTTCCAGATCAAGATCCTTTTCATCTGAAAATGTTGAACGG GTTGTGGCCAGAAAATCTAGCCATttaatatcatcaaaatttcaGAAGATCCAAGACTTGTACTTGAG gCAACGGTCTATCGTGCATTCTGAGCCAAGGAAGCAAGACAACCAAGCAGAAGCTTCAGTATGTGCCTCTGTCCTGCCTAGCCTGGATTCTGCACCAGATGATAATGTGGAAAGCTGTAATGGTCAGACATATCTGAAGTGTGTACTAGGAAAAAATTCCAAAGTAGATGACTTTGATGATTTAGCTGACTTCATCGAATGCAAGGGGGGAAAAGATTACTCTGGCTGGTTGAAGGATAGAGAAAAATATAGACGGTGGAAATATGAGAAAATGGTAACTTTAAgatggaagaaaaagaaaaaggcaatGAAATCTATGAGGTGA
- the LOC136232660 gene encoding uncharacterized protein isoform X3: MCFHDPITINVSRIQFKSTEVIGLKDLIAQNKLLSSVKIPWISERIDLEKFLIILLIQYIYSMNWLRKKKEKQRNEDEDSIYTGFATAVAAAAFAVRARDAKTQPSMAELPHSNQINNRFSFKKMTTGAQTLSRKATSENEKTADEVKESELKSQRNGKLKSIIDWGTAKKLKGKSKKIGTKTKISSNLATKRCCITYLSYLGIGAFHLLPFSTY, translated from the exons ATGTGTTTTCACGATCCAATCACTATAAATGTCTCAAGAATTCAATTCAAATCAACAGAAGTTATAGGATTGAAGGATTTGATTGCCCAAAATAAGTTGTTATCATCTGTCAAAATTCCTTGGATTAGTGAAAGGATAGATCTTGAGAAATTCCTGATAATACTTTtgattcaatatatatatagtatgaATTGGTTGcggaaaaagaaagagaagcaAAGGAATGAAGATGAAGACTCTATCTACACAGGATTCGCAACTGCAGTAGCAGCAGCTGCATTTGCTGTTCGTGCACGTGATGCCAAAACTCAACCTTCCATGGCTGAGCTTCCTCAttcaaatcaaattaacaaTCGGTTCTCATTCAAGAAAATGACAACTGGAG CTCAAACTTTGAGTAGAAAGGCAACAAGTGAGAATGAAAAGACAGCAGATGAAGTGAAAGAATCAGAATTAAAATCTCAACG GAATGGAAAGCTTAAATCTATTATTGATTGGGGAACTGCAAAGAAGCTCAAAGGAAAAAGCAAAAAGATTGGTACTAAAACA AAAATTTCCAGCAACCTGGCAACAAAACGATGCTGTATTACTTACCTTTCTTATCTAGGAATTGGTGCcttccatcttcttcccttctctacCTACTAG
- the LOC136232660 gene encoding uncharacterized protein isoform X5, which translates to MCFHDPITINVSRIQFKSTEVIGLKDLIAQNKLLSSVKIPWISERIDLEKFLIILLIQYIYSMNWLRKKKEKQRNEDEDSIYTGFATAVAAAAFAVRARDAKTQPSMAELPHSNQINNRFSFKKMTTGAQTLSRKATSENEKTADEVKESELKSQRQKLAGMESLNLLLIGELQRSSKEKAKRLVLKQKFPATWQQNDAVLLTFLI; encoded by the exons ATGTGTTTTCACGATCCAATCACTATAAATGTCTCAAGAATTCAATTCAAATCAACAGAAGTTATAGGATTGAAGGATTTGATTGCCCAAAATAAGTTGTTATCATCTGTCAAAATTCCTTGGATTAGTGAAAGGATAGATCTTGAGAAATTCCTGATAATACTTTtgattcaatatatatatagtatgaATTGGTTGcggaaaaagaaagagaagcaAAGGAATGAAGATGAAGACTCTATCTACACAGGATTCGCAACTGCAGTAGCAGCAGCTGCATTTGCTGTTCGTGCACGTGATGCCAAAACTCAACCTTCCATGGCTGAGCTTCCTCAttcaaatcaaattaacaaTCGGTTCTCATTCAAGAAAATGACAACTGGAG CTCAAACTTTGAGTAGAAAGGCAACAAGTGAGAATGAAAAGACAGCAGATGAAGTGAAAGAATCAGAATTAAAATCTCAACG TCAAAAACTTGCAGGAATGGAAAGCTTAAATCTATTATTGATTGGGGAACTGCAAAGAAGCTCAAAGGAAAAAGCAAAAAGATTGGTACTAAAACA AAAATTTCCAGCAACCTGGCAACAAAACGATGCTGTATTACTTACCTTTCTTATCTAG